The proteins below are encoded in one region of Rana temporaria chromosome 2, aRanTem1.1, whole genome shotgun sequence:
- the LOC120927325 gene encoding protein DSE2-like, with protein sequence MIGIKYLLGSLILVICVNEYLLDSALAITTTSNLEGANSTETQCTNISSLTLVTPSVHSYPEENITVSTVRSRSLLGVQIITEVINNVEVKSLIINKTSVVNIETKTITPSKIYIKTTNSISPTTIRVFIESGQSETLNNETNPAVTTTETTTPNPGNVTANSYCSKPAQTNTTTESSTIAGDTCSKITSASSSTTITTTEEVIVLGPDGSSQTCTYY encoded by the coding sequence ACTCGGCACTGGCAATAACCACAACTTCAAATTTAGAGGGTGCAAACAGCACTGAGACACAGTGCACTAATATATCTTCCCTAACGCTTGTAACACCATCAGTACACAGCTATCCGGAAGAGAACATAACCGTCTCAACAGTTCGAAGCAGAAGCCTATTAGGTGTCCAAATCATTACAGAGGTAATAAACAACGTAGAGGTGAAAAGTCTGATAATAAATAAAACCTCAGTTGTCAATATTGAGACGAAGACCATCACCCcaagtaaaatctacataaaaacgaCAAACTCCATCTCACCTACTACAATACGAGTTTTTATCGAAAGTGGACAATCTGAAACATTAAATAATGAGACAAACCCCGCTGTCACCACTACTGAAACTACAACTCCGAACCCAGGAAATGTAACAGCTAACTCTTACTGCAGTAAGCCAGCCCAAACCAACACCACAACTGAGAGCTCGACAATTGCTGGAGACACCTGCTCCAAAATCACCtctgcttcctcctccaccaccattACCACAACTGAGGAGGTCATTGTGCTGGGTCCAGATGGCTCTTCCCAGACCTGCACGTACTACTAA